The sequence below is a genomic window from Anaerocolumna chitinilytica.
AGAGTAATGGAGGAATCGAGGATAAGCATAAAGAACAAGCTGGATATTGTGGGAGCTGTGATTCTGGCTGCTATGATAGCAAGTTTATTATATGCTCTTACCAATATGAATTTCTTTGATGTAGTAAGCAGTCTGCAGAAAATAAAAGTCTATCCTTTTCTCATTGCTTTCATCGTTTTGATTCCGGTCTTTATTCTGGCAGAGAAAAGAGCTGCCGACCCGGTTCTTTCCATCAGGTACTTTAAAAACCGCGAAATCTTAACAATCTTTATTATTGCCTTTATTGTGGGAATCGGCATGATGGGAATGGTATATATGCCGCAGTTTGCAGAAAATACCTTAAAATTAAGGAGTGGCTCTGGTGGTTATCTGGTTACCTTGCTGGCGGTATTTTCAGGAGTAGCCTCACCGCTTAGCGGAAAACTTCTTGATAAAAAAGGAGCGAAACTTGTTCTTATGATTGGATTTTTCTGCACCGTAGCAGGAACTTTAGTCTTAGGTTTAATTGCAGCAAAGAGCCTTACCTTTATCTCCGTCTTAATCGGAATTGCTTTCATGGGCTTCGGAGTTGGATTTACTATGGGTCCTCCCCTAAACTATCTGATCCTTGGAGCTGTAAAAGAGGAAGAAGGTGCTACCGCCCTTGCCACTATGTCTTTGGTACGCTCAATTGGTGTAACAATTTCACCAAGTTTCATGATTGGATTTATCGTAGATGCCAGTAAGAATATTCAGTCCGATTTGATGCAAACCTTACAGGTCGGTTTTTCAAAGGCTGTTGGTGGAGATATGCTTGCTGCTATGGGTTCAAACGGCTCAAAGGGCAGTGAGAATCTGTTCGCTTCTTTGCAAAATGCTGATGTAACCACCATCGTGAGCCAGCTAACCGATATCTTCAAGAAAATACTTCCCGAGAAGGTTCAGCCTTTGGTGCTTCCGGCCCTTTCTGATATGTCCGCAGAAATCGAAAAAACTTTTCAGCATGCACTAAACCTGGGATATACACATATGTTTATAGCTTCTGCAATAATAGCAGCCCTTGGGATAGCCGTGTCTTTGACTTTAAAGAGCAAGAAAAAACTCGTAGAAAACAGTCTGGAAAATGATCCTTTATAAATAATTTAATTAATTGGAGCTCTAAAGCCTTAAAGAGCCGCATAGAAGGGTGCCCCCTTACTATGCGGCTCTTTTATCGGATTCTTATGCTTCTCCATTTAGCAGCAGTGATCAATTATCATCTCGTTGTAGTCTGGACCACTTAAGTAGAAAAGTAAATTTATGGATATCCCTTTTCACCTTATCCGTTTTGCCTCATAATTATCACCCCATGAGTGATTTTTATCCGTAATCTCCAACGTACCGCAAGCGCTGAACTTGTGTATGAATTATGCTTTTCTATAATTCATACTTTATGCCATGCTATCTCCAACGCGCCGCAAGTTCTGCGCCGAGGATTTCGCAGGCACTGAACTTGCGTATGAATTATTCTTTTCAATAATTCATACTTTATGCCATGCTATCTCCAACGCGCTGCAAGTTCTGCGCCGAGGATTTCGCAGGCGCTGAACTTGCGTATGAATTATGCTTTTCAATAATTCATACTTTCAGCCATATACTCTCCAACGCGCCGCAAGTTCTGCGCCGAGGATTTCGCAGGCACTGAACTTGCGTATGAATTATTCTTTTCAATAATTCATACTTTCTACCATGCTATCTCCAACGCGCCGCAAGTTCTGCGCCGAGGATTCCGCAGGCGCTGAACTTGTGTATGAATTATGCTTTTCTATAATTCATACTTTATGCCATGCTATCTCCAACGCGCTGCAAGTTCTGCGCCGAGGATTTCGCAGGCGCTGAACTTGCGTATGAATTATGCTTTTCAATAATTCATACTTTCAGCCATATACTCTCCAACGCGCCACAAGTTCTGCGCCGAGGATTTCCCAGGTGCAAAACTTGCGTATGAATTATGCTTTTCAATAATTCATGCCTTCAACCATAATCTCCAACGCGCTGCAAGTTCTGCGCCGAGGATTTCGCAGGCGCTGAACTTGCGTATGAATTATGCTTTTCAATAATTCATACTTTCAGCCATATACTCTCCAACGCGCCACAAGTTCTGCGCCGAGGATTTCCCAGGTGCAAAACTTGCGTATGAATTATGCTTTTCAATAATTCATGCCTTCAACCATAATCTCCAACGCGCCGCAAGTTCTGCGCCGAGGATTTCGCAGGCGCAAAACTTGCGTATGAATTATGCTTTTCAATAATTCATACTAGTCCCATATACAATATACGTACTCCTGCGAAAATCAAAGCTATTGCAAGACAGAGCATAATAACCGAGCCCTTTATGTGTTTGGATATACGGGCTCCTATCTGGGCTCCTACAACAGTACCGAATGCAATACTAAGAGCCATCGTTGTATTATTGTTAAGCGTTCCTTCACTTAAATGCACTATAACACTTATAGCCGCAGAAAATACCAGCACAAAATGAGAGGTAGCCGTTGCAAAATGGGTGGGAAAGCCTAAGAGCACCAGCGCAGGAACGTGAACAATTCCGCCGCCTATGCCTAAGAAACCCGATACCAGTCCTACAAACATACTAATAAGAATACCTGCCAGCATATTAAAAGAAAAGGAAAATTCGTGTCCATCCCGGTCTGTCAGATGCCTTCTTGCCCGAAAATGTCCTTCTTTATCAATTGGTGCACTGCTATTGCCCATTCGGCTTTTTAAAATAATTACAATGGCAAATAATATCATAAAAGCCCCGAAGATACAGTTAAATAACTGGCGGCTGACCTGCCCGGTTAACATAGTCCCTATGACAGACCCGGGAATGGTTGCTATTGCAAAGATTATTCCGGTTTTATAATCAATTCGCTTCATATAGGCATATGCTGATGAGCCGGAGGCAGAATTAAAAAAGACAGATGTCATGGAGATTGCCGTTACAGATTCAGCAGGCATGGTGGGAAAACACATAAGCAGAATAGGTGTTAATAAAAACCCTCCTCCTGCTCCAATTAATGTTCCAAACCCTCCTACTGCAATTCCTAAAAGCACAAATAGAAATATTATCATCTCACTCTCTCCTTATTTATAAATTTCATTTCTTGAAGCTGTGCATGCTCTGCGGCGGCTCTGTAAATACAAAGATGTTCTATTAGGATGTTCCTGTAATGCCTGATTCTATACACGAAGTTATTATCAGTTTATACCTTGTTGAAACATTAGTAAAATAGTATAATTCTATAGAGTTCATTGTATTTTGAT
It includes:
- a CDS encoding MFS transporter, coding for MVQKKHTTLILVLFLLGIFMGAIDNGIVSPAREIIQNSFSVSKGTGAWMITIYTLVYAVSMPISSKLSDTIGRKRMYIFGIAVFGIGSALCGFSNFYGNFAFLLTARVIQAIGAGGILPIATTVIGQSFPPEKRGTALGLVGAVYGVATIVGPTLGSTIIDLAGQNHWGFIFFINVPICIVTLCLSRVMEESRISIKNKLDIVGAVILAAMIASLLYALTNMNFFDVVSSLQKIKVYPFLIAFIVLIPVFILAEKRAADPVLSIRYFKNREILTIFIIAFIVGIGMMGMVYMPQFAENTLKLRSGSGGYLVTLLAVFSGVASPLSGKLLDKKGAKLVLMIGFFCTVAGTLVLGLIAAKSLTFISVLIGIAFMGFGVGFTMGPPLNYLILGAVKEEEGATALATMSLVRSIGVTISPSFMIGFIVDASKNIQSDLMQTLQVGFSKAVGGDMLAAMGSNGSKGSENLFASLQNADVTTIVSQLTDIFKKILPEKVQPLVLPALSDMSAEIEKTFQHALNLGYTHMFIASAIIAALGIAVSLTLKSKKKLVENSLENDPL
- a CDS encoding sulfite exporter TauE/SafE family protein codes for the protein MIIFLFVLLGIAVGGFGTLIGAGGGFLLTPILLMCFPTMPAESVTAISMTSVFFNSASGSSAYAYMKRIDYKTGIIFAIATIPGSVIGTMLTGQVSRQLFNCIFGAFMILFAIVIILKSRMGNSSAPIDKEGHFRARRHLTDRDGHEFSFSFNMLAGILISMFVGLVSGFLGIGGGIVHVPALVLLGFPTHFATATSHFVLVFSAAISVIVHLSEGTLNNNTTMALSIAFGTVVGAQIGARISKHIKGSVIMLCLAIALIFAGVRILYMGLV